CGATTGTGGTATTTGTTATTTCTTTGCTACTGAGCAGTAAAATTTTTGAAATAGACAATTTGCTCCCTGTGCTTGGTGACGGAGTTTTCCCAGTGCTGAAGGGCGTGGGTTCAACCGTGCTCGTCTTCCTAGGACATGAGCTCATGTTCATCCTTACACCAGAAATGCAGCAACCTGAGAAGGCTGGGAAGGCGGTTGTTATGGGGATTACGGTCCCTTTATTTCTGAATCTGATCGCGTTTATTATGGTGATCGGTGGAATGAGTGTGCATGGGGCTATCAGCAGTACCTGGCCGACCGTGGATTTATTGCGTAGCTTCGAGATTAAGGGGCTCTTCTTTGAGAGATTCGATTTTTTCCTGCTTGTGATCTGGATCATGCAAATTCTAACAACCTTCTCTATTTTGCAATACACATCTTCTATCGGGTTTGCACAGACTTTTAGAATCAATAATAAGCCGATCCTATACTTCTCGATGCCTCTTATATTTATAATCGCTTCGGTTCCCCGAGACGTGAATGAGCTCTTAAGTTTCAGTGGTGTGTTTGGAGAAATCGGGGTTTCATTGTTCATGATTCTACCTCCTATAATGCTGCTATATGCAGTTATCTTCAAAAAGGGCGGTGTGAGGTGATATGAGTCGAATGAAGCGGTATGTACTGGTTATTTTCTTGCTCCTGGTGCTGTTGAACCTCACTGGCTGCTGGGGAATCAAAGAAATCGAGGATCAGACAGTGCTTGTGGGGATTGGAATGGACGTGGCTAATCCATCAAATGAGGAGAAGCAACTGGCTGAAAATGGGAATTCATACCCGAAGAAGAATCGGGTTACACTTACATTTCAAATCATCCCTTTTGAAATGAGACAAAGTTCTGGAAAATCGGATAAATCAAGTAATGAGCTGTATTCGAACATTCAGGAAACCGGAGATTCCATGTTCCAA
The window above is part of the Paenibacillus lutimineralis genome. Proteins encoded here:
- a CDS encoding GerAB/ArcD/ProY family transporter, translated to MLTEDKKITTFQTAVIISNCMLGSGILTLPRVLADSMKNSDGWLSLIIGGFLVMLAGLCIVKLCRRFPGKTIFQFSTDLMGKWLGSVFNVGLALFYIFIAAFELRVMFEVTTLYLLEQVPRWTILMAFIWVGLYIVLGGLGAIARLFEIILPITIVVFVISLLLSSKIFEIDNLLPVLGDGVFPVLKGVGSTVLVFLGHELMFILTPEMQQPEKAGKAVVMGITVPLFLNLIAFIMVIGGMSVHGAISSTWPTVDLLRSFEIKGLFFERFDFFLLVIWIMQILTTFSILQYTSSIGFAQTFRINNKPILYFSMPLIFIIASVPRDVNELLSFSGVFGEIGVSLFMILPPIMLLYAVIFKKGGVR